The Streptomyces sp. M92 nucleotide sequence TGGAGCGGTTCATCGCGGACCTCGACGAGGGTCGTCTCCCCGAAGAGGACGGCTGAACAGGCCGGGGCGGCCCGAGTCCGTTGCGGCACAAGGGTGATTAGCCCGTTTCGTGTTTGATTTGCGGTATATATCTGCCTAACGTGCGAAAAAGCTTGAACAGATTCGTTCTGGCGATGTCTCCGAAGGGGAAGACGTGAACAAGGCGCAGCTCGTAGAAGCGATTGCCGACAAGCTGGGCGGTCGCCAGCAGGCCGCCGACGCTGTCGACGCGGTCCTGGACGCACTCGTCCGCGCAGTGGTCGCGGGCGACCGGGTCTCGGTCACCGGCTTCGGTTCCTTCGAGAAGGTCGACCGCCCGGCCCGTTACGCCCGCAACCCGCAGACGGGTGAGCGGGTGCGGGTCAAGAAGACGTCCGTGCCGCGCTTCCGCGCGGGTCAGGGCTTCAAGGACCTGGTGAGCGGCTCGAAGAAGCTTCCGAAGAACGACATCGCGGTCAAGAAGGCCCCCAAGGGCAGCCTGTCCGGCCCGCCGCCCACCATCTCCAAGGCCGCGGGCAAGAAGGCCGCCGCCAAGAAGGCCACGGGCGCCGCGAAGAAGACCACGGGCGCGGCCAAGAAGACGACCGCGGCGGCGAAGAAGACCACCGCGAAGAAGACCACCGGGGCGGCGAAGACGGCGACGGCGAAGAAGGCCCCCGCCAAGAAGTCCACCGCCAAGACCACCACGGCGGCGAAGAAGACCACGGCGAAGAAGGCTCCTGCCACCAAGAAGGCGACGGCGAAGAAGGCTCCGGCCAAGAAGTCGACCGCCCGCAAGACCACCGCCAAGAAGGCCACCGCCCGCAAGAAGTAGCAGCGGCACGCGGCGAACGGCAGGCCGCACGGGCACTCACGCGCCGGGCCGGACTCCCTCTCGGAGTCCGGCCCGCGGCGTGTGCACGACCGGATGCGGTGCCCGACCGGGAGACGGGGAGCCCGCGGCGCCGCGGGGGCGGTCAGAACGGCCTGCGGTGCCTGGTGGGAAGAGTGGCTTGTGGTGCCTGGTCGGGGGCCAAAGGCCTGCGGTGCCTGACGGGTCGGGAGGGCTTGCGGCGTCTGGTGGGTCGGAGGGGTCTGCGCCGCCCGGCCGGTCGGGAGGGCTTGCGGCGCCTGGTGGGTCGGAGGAGTCTGCGCCGCCCGGTCGGTCGGGAAGGCTTGCGGCCGGGAGGGCTTGCGGCGCCTGGTGGGTCGGAGGGGTCCGCGCATCCGGCCGTCGGGAAGGAGTGCGCCGCCCGACGGGTCGGAAGCGCACCCGGGCGGGCGGGAAGGCTTGCGCCGCCCGGTGGGTCGGAGGGGTCTGCGCATCCGGCCGGTCAGGAAGCTCTGGACACCGGGTGGGTCGGAAGGGTTCGCGGCACCCTGCCGGTCGGAAAGGGGCAGCGGCGCCCGGCCGTCATGGTGTCCGGACTCCCTGGCTGCCATCACGTCTGCCGCGTCCGGCGCCGGAACTCTCCGGCGTCCGGTGTCGAGAACTCCGCTGTGCCCGGCGTCAGAACTCCGCCGCGTCCGGCCGCCAGAGCCCCCGCCCGTCCGGTCAGAACGTCTGCAGCGTCACCAGCGTGATCCTGCGCTCCGCGCCCGAGCCCTCGGTCTCGATCCGCACCCGCTGCCCGGGCCGCAGCAGCCGCAGGCCCCCCGCGTCGAACGCCGCCGCGTCGAAGGGCACCGGTGTGCCGTCGTCGAGCAGCACCTGCCCGCTGCGCTCTTCCGGGTCGTACGTGTAAGCGGTCGCCTGCATGCCGGCAGCCTACTGCCCGGCGATCAGCAGCCGCGCGGCCACCGCGGCAGTACGGGGCCCCACTCCCAGTGCCAGCGCGGCACGCAGATCACCGCCGGTGTCGACGTCCTGCCGTACGGAATCCACCTCGCCGAGCCGCAGTTCCACCGCGCCGGACGCGCGGTGCCGGTACCTGGAGTCCGGCCCGAAAGCCGGAGCCAATTCATGGCCCGGCGCCGCGGCCAGCAGAGTCGTGCCGATTCCGGCCGCATCGGCGAGAAATGCGCGCGGGAATTCCGCGGCCGCCGCCAGGACTCGCGCCAATTCGGCCGGCCGCAGTGCGGGGAGATCGGCGTTGAGCGCGGCCACCGGGTGTGCGGGCCGCCTCGCCCGCACCGCGGCCGCCCCGTGCGCGAGGGCGGCGTTCAGGCCGTCGCCCGGCTCGTCCGGAACGACCCCGGCGCCCAGCTTCGCCAGCTCCCGCCCCGCCCGGGCGTCAGCCGTGACAACTGCCACATCCGCCACCTGCGGGCAGGCCAGCGCGGCTGTCACGGTGTCTTGTGCGAACGCCAGCGCGAGGCCCGGCCGCACCCCGTCGTGGGCGGTGTCCGCCAGCCTGCTCTTGGCCCGGGGGAGGGGCTTTACGGGTACGACCAAGGTCCACTGCACGAGCGTTCCGTCCTTCTCTCGTCGCCGCCATTGTCACCTGGGAGATCCGCCGGTTCACTCTCCGGGGCGTACGGTGTTCTCGACAGACGGGCGGCCCGGGGCGACACTTGTCCGGCCCCAGGCCCTGGAGGAAAGGTGTCAGCGTGCCCCGCCGCAGAATCGGCTTCTGGTACCGCCTGGCCGCGGTGATCTGCAAACCGCCGCTCGTGGTTCTGATCAAGCGGGACTGGCGGGGAATGGAGAACATTCCGGCCGACGGTGGATTTATCACCGCTGTGAACCACAATTCGCACGTCGACCCCTTCGCGTACGCGCACTACCAGTACAACACCGGGCGCGTCCCGCGATTCCTGGCGAAGAGCGGCCTTTTCAAGAAAGGATTCGTCGGTGCCGCGATGCGGGGCACCGGACAGATCCCCGTCTACCGCGAGAGCACGGACGCGCTCAGCGCCTTCCGGGCCGCGATCGACGCCGTGGAGCGCGGCGAGTGCGTCGCCTTCTACCCCGAGGGCACCCTCACCCGCGACCCGGACGGCTGGCCGATGACCGCCAAGACCGGTGCCGCGCGCGTCGCCCTGCAGACCAAGTGCCCGGTGATCCCGGTCGCCCAGTGGGGCTGCAACGAACTGCTGCCGCCCTACACCAAGAAGCCCCACCTCCTGCCGCGCAAGACCCACCAGGTGCTGGCGGGCCCGCCGGTCGACCTCTCGCGGTTCTACGACAAGGAGATGACCGCGGAGCTGCTGAAGGAGGCCACCGAGGTCATCATGGCCGCCGTCACCCGCCAGCTGGAGGAGATCCGAGGCGAGAAGGCGCCCGAGACGCCCTACGACCCGCGCCGCGAGCGGATCGAGCAGCGGCGCCGCACACAGGCCCAGAACCGGCACAACGAGCACACGCACAACCAGCAGCCGCAGCAGGCGGAAGGGCAGAGCACGTGAGCGAGCCCGTCAAGGCGGCCGTCTTCGGCACCGGGTCGTGGGGCACGGCCTTCGGCATGGTCCTCGCCGACGCCGGCTGCGACGTCACCCTGTGGGGGCGCCGCGCCGAACTCGCCGACGCCGTCAACCTGGACCGGACCAACCCGGACTACCTGCCCGGTGTGGAACTCCCCGCCAACCTGCGCGCCACCACCGACGCCGCCCAGGCCGCGCGGGGCGCCGACTTCACCGTCCTCGCGATCCCCTCCCAGACCCTGCGCGCGGGCCTCGCCGACTGGACACCGCTGCTGGCGCCCGGCACGGTACTGGTGTCGCTGATGAAGGGCGTCGAACTCGGTTCCACGATGCGGATGAGTGAGGTCATCGAGGACGTCGCCAAGGTCGGCCCCGAGCGCGTCGCCGTGGTCACCGGTCCCAACCTGGCCCGTGAGATCGCCGCCCGCATGCCCGCCGCCGCCGTCGTCGCCTGCCCCGACGAGTCGGTCGCCCAACGCCTCCAGGCCGCCTGCCACACGCCGTACTTCCGCCCGTACACCAACACCGACGTCGTCGGCTGCGAGCTGGGCGGCGCGGTCAAGAACGTGATCGGGCTGGCCGTCGGCATCGCGGACGGCATGGGCCTGGGCGACAACGCCAAGGGCTCCCTCATCACCCGCGGCCTCGCCGAGACCACCCGTCTCGGGGTCGCCCTCGGCGCCGACCCGCTGACCTTCTCCGGACTGGCCGGGCTCGGCGACCTGGTGGCGACCTGCTCCTCGCCGCTGTCCCGCAACCACACCTTCGGCACCAACCTCGGCAAGGGCATGACCCTCCAGGAGACCATCGCGGTCACCAGGCAGACCGCCGAGGGCGTCAAGTCCTGCGAGTCCGTGCTGGATCTGGCCCGCAGACACGGCGTCGACATGCCGATCACCGAGACGGTCGTCGCGATCGTCCACGAGGGCAAGGCCCCGGTGGTGGCGGTCAAGGAGCTGATGTCGCGCAGCGCGAAGCCCGAACGACGCTGAGCGACACCCCTCCGGCACCCGTGTCCCGCTCGCGCCACGCGGCCCCGCCGACGCTGTCTCGGGGCACCTCGGGCGGGTACTCTCAACGCGATATGAGCACCGAGAACCTCCCCCAGAGCCCCGAGCAGAGTCCGGAGCAGCCCCCTCGCAAGCCGCGCGTGGCCGTCGTGTTCGGCGGACGCAGCTCCGAACACGGGATCTCCGTGGTCACCGCCGGCGCCGTCCTCGCGGCCATCGACCGGACGAAGTACGACGTCCTGCCGATCGGCATCACCCGCGACGGCCGGTGGGCCCTGACCGCCGACGAACCGGAACGCATGGGGATCACCGACCGCCGTACGCCCGACGTCGAGGAACTGGCCGAGTCGACCGAGGGCGGCGTGGTGCTCCCCGTCGACCCCGCCAGCCGCGAGGTCGTCTACAGCGAACCCGGCTCGGTGCCCAAGGCCCTGGGCGAGGTCGACGTCGTCTTCCCCGTGCTGCACGGCCCCTACGGCGAGGACGGCACCCTGCAGGGCCTGCTGGAGCTGTCCGGCGTGCCCTACGTCGGCTCGGGAGTGCTCGCCTCGGCCGTCGGCCAGGACAAGGAGTACATGAAGGCGGTGTTCACCTCCTACGGGCTGAAAGTCGGCCCGTACACGGTGATCCGCCCCCGCGAGTGGGAGCAGGACCGTTCCGCCGCCCGCAAGAAGGTCGTCGACTTCGCCGGCGAGCACGGCTGGCCGCTGTTCGTGAAGCCCGCGCGGGCGGGCTCCTCGATCGGCATCACCAAGGTCGACGACCTCTCCGGCCTCGACGAGGCGATCGAGGAGGCCCGGCGCCACGACCCGAAGATCCTCGTCGAGGCGGCGCTGCGCGGCCGGGAGATCGAGTGCGGGGTGCTGGAGTTCGAGGACGGCCCCCGGGCCTCCGTCCCCGCCGAGATCCCACCGCCCTCGGAGCACGCGTACTACGACTTCGAGGCCAAGTACATCGACTCCACGCCCGGCGTCGTCCCCGCCCCGCTCACGGACGAGGAGACCGCCGAGGTCCGGCGGCTCGCGGTCGCGGCCTTCGACGCCGCCTCCTGCGAAGGGCTGGTCCGCGCGGACTTCTTCCTCACCGAGGACGACGAGTTCGTGATCAACGAGATCAACACCATGCCGGGCTTCACGCCGATCTCCATGTACCCGCAGATGTGGCAGGCGACCGGAGTGAGCTACCCGGAGCTGGTGGACCGGCTGGTCCAGGCGGCGCTGCGGCGCTCCACGGGACTGCGCTGACGTCTCCCGCACACGGACGAGAAGGCGGCCCCCTCGGGGGTCGCCTTCTCGCAGTATGATCAGCGGGTTTCCCAGCCCGCTCGCCCGCGGGCAGCGGTGCGTTGTCCGCGTTGTGCCACAGCTCGGTGACCAACGCGCCCGGGCCGGCGGCCCGGGGAACCGCCGCCGACTCGCTGTCGTCTGCTGAGGAGCAGCCCGTGGCGGCGATCAGCAGTGGGAGAGCGAGCGGGCGGAAGGGGGCTAGAGATGAACGACCGGACAGGTCAGAGTACGAGTGATGCCGTCCACCTGCTGGACCTTGGCCACCACCATGCGGCCCAGCTCGTCGACGGTGTCGGACTGGGCGCGGACGATGACGTCGTAGGGTCCTGTCACATCCTCGGCCTGGATCACTCCGGGGATCTTGCTGATCGTCTCGGCGACGGTCGACGCCTTGCCGACCTCCGTCTGGATCAGGATGTACGCCTGTACCACGAAACCTCCAGAGCGGCCACGAGGATCATGTGGGGAAAAGGAACGCCACGGTATCGCGTCGGCGCTCTTCGCGGGGAGACCCGCGGGGCACGGGCCGCTCGCGCCGTGGTGCCGCGATGACACGAGTTGACGAGCGCGCCGGCGAGTGGCGACGGTCATTCCGACCGTAACGAGGACAGAGATGACGCGCGACCGGGCACGGACAGGGACAGAAGGGGAGTCAAGGCAATGAAGGGCACTGTTGGTGAGCTCGGGGAGTTCGGGCTCATCAGGGAGCTCACCTCCCGTCTGACCACCACTCCGGCGGTCCGGGTCGGCCCCGGCGACGACGCCGCGGTGGTGGCCGCGCCCGACCGCAGGGTCGTGGCCAGTACCGACATCCTCGTCGAGGGGCGGCACTTCCGCCGCGACTGGTCCACCGCGTACGACGTGGGCCGCAAGGCGGCGGCGCAGAACCTGGCCGACATCGCCGCCATGGGGGCGGTGCCGACCGCGCTGCTGCTCGGCCTGGTGGTCCCCGCCGAACTGCCGGTGACCTGGCCGACCGAGCTGATGGACGGGCTGCGCGACGAGTGCCAGGTCGCGGGCGCCTCCGTGGTCGGCGGCGACGTGGTGCGCGGTGACACGATCACCGTCTCCATCACCGCCCTCGGTGACCTGCGCAACCAGGAGCCCGTCACCCGGGGCGGCGCCCAGCCCGGCGATCTCGTCGCGGTGACCGGCTGGCTCGGCTGGTCCGCGGCCGGGTTCGCCGTGCTCTCCCGGGGCTTCCGCTCGCCGCGCGCCTTCGTCGAGGCCCACCGGCGTCCCGAGCCGCCCTACCACGCGGGACCGGCCGCCGCCGGGCTCGGCGCCACCGCCATGTGCGACGTGAGCGACGGACTCATCGCGGACCTGGGCCACATCGCGGAGGCCAGCAAGGTCAGGATCGACATCCGCTCCGGCCAGATCGACATCCCCACCCAGATGAACGACATCGGCCAGGCCGTCGGCGTCGACCCGATGCAGTGGGTGCTCACCGGGGGAGAGGACCACGCGATCGTGGCGACCTTCCCGCCGGACGTGAAACTGCCCGCCCGCTGGAAGGTCATCGGCGAGGTGCTCAACCCCTCCGCGCTGCCCCAGGTGACCGTCGACGGCGCGCCCTGGACCAGCAAGGGCGGCTGGGACCACTTCGGCGGGGAGGTCGAGGCATGAGCCTGCCGAACGTCCTCACGGTGGCCGGCTCCGACTCCGGCGGCGGCGCCGGCATCCAGGCCGACCTGAAGACCATGCTCGCCCTCGGCACCCACGGCATGAGCGTGCTCACCGCGGTGACCGCGCAGAACTCGCTGGGCGTCCAGGGAGCCTGGGAGCTGCCCGTGGAGGCGGTGCGGGCCCAGTACCGCAGCGTCGTGGACGACATCGGCGTCCAGGCGGTCAAGACCGGGATGCTCTCCTCCGCCGAACTGGTCGAGACGGTCGCCGAATTGATCGCGGACACCGACGCCCCGGCCGTCGTCGACCCAGTAGGCGTCTCCAAGCACGGGGACGCGCTGCTCGCCGCCTCCGCGCTGGACTCGGTCCGCACCAAGCTGCTCCCGGCCGCCACCGTCGCCACCCCCAACCTCGACGAGGTCGCCCAACTCACCGGCATACACGTCGAGTCGGACACCGACCTGCGCCGGGCCGCGGCGGCCGTCCTGGAGTACGGGCCGCGCTGGGTGCTGGTCAAGGGCGGCCACCTGGCGGGCGACGCCGTGGACCTGCTCACCGACGGCTCCGAGGAGCACTGGCTGCGCGCACCGCGCCTCGACAACCGGCACACCCACGGCACCGGCTGCACCCTCGCGTCGGCCGTCGCCTGCGGGCTCGCCAAGGGGCAGCCGGTGCCCGAGGCGGTCGCGGCGGCCAAGGAGTACGTCACCGGGGGGATCGGGGCCGGGTTCGCGCTCGGCGGCGGCATCGGGCCCGTGGACCACGGCTGGGCGCTCGGACGGGACGTGCCCTGAGCCCGACGCACGGTGGCCGCCTTCTGGGCCAAGGGCGGCCACCGTACGGAGAAGCTTTACGGCACGGCAAAAAGCCGGCCCACCCGAGGTGGACCGGCTCCATGCAGCGGACCAGGCAGTGGCCGCGCGCTCAGCTGACGCGTCAGCGCGAGACCTTCCCGGCCTTGATGCACGAGGTGCAAGCGTTCACGCGCTTCGGCGTCCCGCCGACCACGGTACGCACGCGCTGGATGTTCGGGTTCCAGCGACGGGACGTACGGCGGTGCGAGTGCGAGATGTTGTTGCCGAAGCTCGGCCCCTTGCCACAGACGTCGCAGTTGGCAGCCACGGGTCACTCCAAAGACTTCAGATGCACTTACGGTTGACCCCGGCATGCCGGGATCAAGGTTCCGGGGCCGCGAACGGTCCGGGGTCTGAGTGGCGGTGCCAGGGGGAAGAGCCCGATCGGGACCGGGCAACCGGAGCAGCATACAACGGCTGCTCCCGTACAACGAAACTACCATGGCAGCTCAGGGGCCCGCCCCCGGCCCTCTTCCGGTGGGCGCCCTCCCGAGGTCTACGCTGCCAGCCACGTCCAGCAGCTCAGGGAGGCGCAGGTGGCGCAGGTGCCGCAGAGGTTCTTCGACGCTCTGGCGGTGCGTACCTGGTGCGGTCTGTCCTTGCGCGCGCTCGGGCGGGCGCGCGAGGAGATCGACGCGATCAACGTCTATCCGGTCGCCGACGGGGACACCGGCACGAACCTGTACCTGACCGTCGAGTCGGCCGTCGCCGCCGTGGAGGCGGTGTTCGCGGCGCACGCGGTGGGCGCCGGGGAGCCGGGTTGCGGCCCGGACGAGGGCCCCTCGCTGGCCGAGACCGTCGGCGCCATGGCGCACGGCGCGCTGATCGGCGCCCGCGGCAACTCCGGGACGATCCTCGCGCAGCTGCTGCGCGGCCTGGCCCAGGTGCTCACCGCCGACGCCGCAGGCGCCCGCCCGGACGGTGAAGGCGCCCACACCGACGGCCCGGGACTGCGGGCGGCCCTGCGGCACGCGGCCGAGTCCGCCCGGCAGGCCGTGGCCCACCCCGTCGAGGGCACCGTCCTGACCGTCGCCACCGCCGCCGCGGACGCGGCCGACGGGGCGGAGGGCGACTGCGCCGACGTGGCCCGCGCGGCGTACGACGGCGCCCGCGCGGCGCTCGCCGCCACCCCGGGCCAGCTGCCCGCCCTGAAGCGCGCCGGAGTCGTCGACGCCGGCGGACACGGCCTCGTCACCGTCCTCGCGGCCCTCGTGGAGACCTTCACGGGTCGGGCACCGGAGCCTCTCACCGTGTCGCACGCACGCGTGGCGCTCGACCCGGCGGACCCTGTGGGCGAGTGCCCCGTGGACGGCGGCTTCCTGGACGGCGCTTCCGCGGACGGCGGTGCCGGGAACGGCGGTGCCGGGAGCGGCGGCCCCGCCTTCGAGGTGATCTACCTCCTCGAGGCCGGGGACACGGAGGTCGCGCGGCTGCGGCGGCGGCTCGACGCCCTCGGGGACTCGCTCGTCGTCGTCGGCGGCGACGGACTGTGGAACGTCCACGTGCACGTCGACGACGCGGGCGCCGCCGTCGAGGCGGGTGTGGAGGCCGGACGGCCGTACCGGATCCGGATCACCCACTTCGGGCACGGCGACGCGCACACCACCCACTCCGAGCGCCCGCCCCGGGAGCGGGCCCAGCGCGCCGTGGTGGCCGTCGTGCCGGGGGAGGGGCTGGCGGGGCTCTACACCGAGGCCGGCGCGACGACCGTGCTCGCCCGCCCCGGGGAGCCGCCGGCGAGCGGCGAGCTGGTCCAGGCCGTACGCCGGGCGCACGCGCGCGAGGTCGTGCTGCTGCCCAACGACGCCGAACTGCGCCACACCGCCGCCGCGGCGGCCGAGCAGGCCCGGACCGAGGGCGTCCGGGTGGCCCTGATCCCGACCCGTTCCGCGGTCCAGGGCATCGCCGCGCTGGCCGTGCACGAACCCGGGCGGCGCTTCGACGAGGACGTGGTGGCGATGACCTCGGCGGCCGGCGCCACCCGGTACGCCGAGGTCGCCGTCGCCGAACGCCAGGCCTGGACCACCGCCGGCATCTGCCAGGCCGGTGACGTGCTCGGCCTCATCGACGGCGACGTGGCCGTGATCGGCGCGGACGTCGCCGAGGTCGCCGCGACCGTCCTGGACCGGATGCTCGCGGCCGGCGGCGAGCTGGTCACCCTCGTCCTCGGCGAAGAGGCCCCCGAGTCCGTCGCCGGCCGTCTTCAGGCCCGGGTCCGCCAGGCGTACCTGGCCGTCGACACGGTGGTCTACCGGGGCGGGCGGCAGGGCGCGCTGCTGCTGGTCGGTGTGGAGTAGCACGACGGGCACCGCCGGTCCGCCGGGAGGTTCGGGGCCATTGTCAGTGGCGTGGTGTGCAATGGATCTCGTGCCCGCACTGCGAGAACCACTGAAGAAGGTCCTCGGCCCCGCCACCGCGAAGGTGATGGCCGAGCACCTCGGCCTGCACACCGTCGGCGACCTCCTCCACCACTACCCCCGCAGATACGAGGAGCGCGGTCAGCTCACGCACCTGGCCGACCTCCCCATGGAGGAGCACGTCACGGTGGTCGCCCAGGTCGCCGACGCCCGCCTGCACACCTTCGCCTCGTCGAAGGCGCCGCGCGGCAAGGGACAGCGCCTGGAGGTGACCATCACCGACGGCAGCGGCCGCCTCCAGCTGGTCTTCTTCGGCAACGGCGTGCACAAGCCCCACAAGGAGCTCCTGCCGGGCACCCGCGCGATGTTCGCGGGCAAGGTCTCCGTCTTCAACCGCCGGCTCCAACTGGCCCACCCGGCGTACGAGCTGCTGCGCGGCGACCCCGACGGCGGCGAGACCGTGGAGTCCTGGGCGGGCGCCCTCATCCCCCTCTACCCGGCCACCGCCAAGCTGGAGTCCTGGAAGCTCGCCAAGGCCATCCAGACGGTCCTGCCCAGCGCCCAGGAGGCCGTCGACCCGCTGCCGGACTCCCTGCGCGAGGGCCGCGGCCTGGTCTCCCTCCCCGAGGCCCTGCTGAAGATCCACCGCCCGCACACCAAGGCGGACATCGAGGACGCCCGCGCCCGCCTCAAGTGGGACGAGGCCTTCGTCCTCCAGGTCGCCCTCGCGCGGCGCCGCCACGCCGAGACCCAGCTCCCCGCGGTCCCGAGGCGGCCGAGCCCGGACGGCCTGCTGACGGCCTTCGACGACCGTCTCCCCTTCACCCTCACCGACGGGCAGCAGAAGGTCTCCCGCGAGATCTTCGACGACCTCGCCACGGACCACCCCATGCACCGGCTGCTCCAGGGAGAGGTCGGATCGGGCAAGACGATGGTGGCCCTGCGCGCCATGCTCGCCGTCGTCGACGCGGGCGGACAGGCCGTGATGCTGGCGCCCACCGAGGTGCTCGCCCAGCAGCACCACCGGTCGGTCGTCGAGATGATGGGCGAGCTGGCCGAGGGAGGCATGCTCGGCGGCGCCGAACACGCCACCAAGGTGGTGCTGCTCACCGGTTCCATGGGCGCCGCCGCCCGCCGGCACGCCCTGCTCGACCTGGCCACCGGCGAGGCGGGCATCGTCATCGGCACCCACGCGCTGATCGAGGACAAGGTCCAGTTCCACGACCTCGGCCTGGTCGTCGTCGACGAACAGCACCGCTTCGGCGTCGAGCAGCGCGACGCCCTGCGCGGCAAGGGCAAGCAGCCCCCGCACCTGCTCGTCATGACCGCCACGCCCATCCCGCGCACCGTAGCCATGACCGTCTTCGGCGACCTGGAGACCTCCGTCCTGGACCAGCTCCCGGCCGGCCGCTCCCCGATCGCCAGCCACGTCGTC carries:
- the recG gene encoding ATP-dependent DNA helicase RecG translates to MDLVPALREPLKKVLGPATAKVMAEHLGLHTVGDLLHHYPRRYEERGQLTHLADLPMEEHVTVVAQVADARLHTFASSKAPRGKGQRLEVTITDGSGRLQLVFFGNGVHKPHKELLPGTRAMFAGKVSVFNRRLQLAHPAYELLRGDPDGGETVESWAGALIPLYPATAKLESWKLAKAIQTVLPSAQEAVDPLPDSLREGRGLVSLPEALLKIHRPHTKADIEDARARLKWDEAFVLQVALARRRHAETQLPAVPRRPSPDGLLTAFDDRLPFTLTDGQQKVSREIFDDLATDHPMHRLLQGEVGSGKTMVALRAMLAVVDAGGQAVMLAPTEVLAQQHHRSVVEMMGELAEGGMLGGAEHATKVVLLTGSMGAAARRHALLDLATGEAGIVIGTHALIEDKVQFHDLGLVVVDEQHRFGVEQRDALRGKGKQPPHLLVMTATPIPRTVAMTVFGDLETSVLDQLPAGRSPIASHVVPAADKPHFLSRAWERVREEVSNGHQAYVVCPRIGDEDEDPKKAAKKAPEGDAEKRPPLAVLDVAEQLAEGPLQGLRVEVLHGRMQPDDKDAVMRRFAAGETDVLVATTVIEVGVNVPNATAMVIMDADRFGVSQLHQLRGRVGRGSAPGLCLLVTEMPEASAARQRLNAVAGTLDGFELSRIDLEQRREGDVLGQAQSGARTSLRVLAVIEDEEIIAEARQEAAAVVAADPELTALPGLRTALDALLDEEREQYLEKG